The Polyangiaceae bacterium genome includes a region encoding these proteins:
- a CDS encoding tRNA (guanine-N7)-methyltransferase — MRIDPYADAPRLPERDTVDPRLLVGAGSEPIELEIGPGRGWFLIERLEAEPNARMIGLEIRRKWATLVDRRLAARGFGERARVFAEDARGALPRFPAACVSIAYLHFPDPWWKKRHQKRLVLTPELARELGRVIVAGGELFVQTDVVERALAYEQVVGLEPAFEPWPGGPRLEENPYGARSPRERRAIEDRLPVVRMRWRRRSTAETPPP, encoded by the coding sequence ATGCGGATCGACCCCTATGCCGACGCGCCGCGCCTGCCTGAGCGCGACACGGTCGATCCGCGCCTGCTGGTCGGGGCGGGCAGCGAGCCCATCGAGCTCGAGATCGGCCCTGGCCGGGGCTGGTTCCTGATCGAGCGCCTCGAGGCCGAGCCGAACGCTCGGATGATCGGGCTGGAGATCCGGCGCAAATGGGCGACCCTGGTCGATCGCCGGCTCGCCGCCCGGGGCTTCGGCGAGCGCGCGAGGGTCTTCGCCGAGGACGCCCGCGGCGCCTTGCCGCGTTTTCCGGCCGCGTGCGTGAGCATCGCGTACCTGCACTTCCCCGATCCCTGGTGGAAGAAGCGCCACCAGAAGCGGCTGGTGCTGACGCCCGAGCTCGCCCGCGAGCTCGGCCGGGTGATCGTAGCGGGTGGCGAGCTGTTCGTGCAGACCGACGTGGTCGAGCGCGCCCTGGCCTACGAGCAGGTGGTCGGCCTCGAGCCCGCCTTCGAGCCCTGGCCCGGCGGCCCGCGTCTCGAAGAGAACCCCTACGGCGCGCGGAGCCCGCGAGAACGCCGGGCGATCGAGGACCGGCTGCCGGTGGTCCGAATGCGCTGGCGGCGCCGATCCACGGCCGAAACGCCGCCGCCTTGA
- a CDS encoding 3'(2'),5'-bisphosphate nucleotidase CysQ has protein sequence MSAVLNTLREIAEQAALIINEVYSQPFDVDYKAPRDPVTEADRRANELICRRLAAAFPGVPVVAEESDPESFAGYRGAERVFFVDPLDGTREFVKKNGEFVVMIGLLEAGRPVCGLVHAPATGTTWQGRVGEGAEVVQVDGTRRPLGVSATARLSEARVLSTRSHRSPALEAALAALGVRRLDALGSAGLKCAEVAAGTADAYVAPARAGSRWDVCAGEAIIHAAGGRFTDAFGEPIDYLSESLVNERGIVASNGRLHAEILARLADARAKG, from the coding sequence GTGAGCGCTGTTTTGAACACGCTGCGCGAGATCGCCGAGCAGGCGGCGCTCATCATCAACGAGGTCTACTCGCAGCCCTTCGACGTGGACTACAAGGCGCCGCGGGACCCGGTGACCGAGGCCGATCGCCGCGCCAACGAGCTGATCTGCCGGCGCCTCGCCGCGGCGTTTCCCGGCGTGCCCGTGGTCGCCGAAGAGAGCGATCCCGAGAGCTTCGCGGGTTACCGCGGGGCGGAGCGCGTGTTCTTCGTGGATCCGCTGGACGGCACGCGGGAGTTCGTGAAGAAGAACGGCGAGTTCGTGGTGATGATCGGCCTGCTCGAGGCCGGCCGCCCCGTGTGCGGGCTGGTCCATGCGCCGGCCACGGGCACGACCTGGCAAGGGCGCGTGGGTGAAGGCGCGGAGGTCGTCCAAGTCGATGGGACGCGACGACCGCTCGGCGTCAGCGCCACTGCGAGGCTCTCCGAGGCGCGGGTGCTCTCGACCCGGTCGCACCGGAGCCCGGCGCTCGAAGCAGCACTGGCCGCCTTGGGAGTCCGCCGACTCGACGCGCTGGGCAGCGCCGGGCTGAAGTGCGCGGAGGTCGCCGCCGGCACGGCCGACGCCTACGTGGCACCGGCCCGCGCGGGCAGCCGCTGGGACGTGTGCGCCGGCGAGGCCATCATCCACGCGGCGGGCGGGCGGTTCACCGACGCCTTCGGCGAGCCCATCGACTACCTGAGCGAGAGCTTGGTGAACGAGCGCGGAATCGTCGCGAGCAACGGCCGTCTGCACGCCGAGATCCTGGCGCGTCTGGCGGACGCTCGCGCGAAGGGCTGA
- a CDS encoding energy-coupling factor ABC transporter permease, which produces MARLWGRLYVPSVHLADGIVTSPGWLIGVNTAGGAAAVLVGRHLRDGGERGLAFTGTLAAFVLAAQAINVPLVPGASAHVIGAGLLTLAVGPARAVLALVAVLVVQALLLADGGITALGINVLNIAVLPVLAVHGVHRLLGPGRLGLSAVLGTLLGNVLSAVSLAFTLVAATGVPAGLAFGWLVGIQALAGCVEGVLTALALGHLVKLAPGLLAATRPSASALPPLLEGPSVPVRSRRMGFVWAALAVGIACALLPLATETPDALGRVVEHARPSP; this is translated from the coding sequence GTGGCACGCCTCTGGGGCCGGCTCTACGTTCCGAGCGTGCACCTGGCAGACGGCATCGTCACCAGCCCCGGCTGGCTCATCGGCGTCAACACCGCGGGCGGGGCCGCCGCCGTGCTGGTCGGCCGGCACTTGCGCGACGGGGGCGAGCGGGGGCTGGCGTTCACCGGCACTCTGGCGGCGTTCGTGCTGGCCGCGCAGGCGATCAACGTGCCGCTCGTGCCCGGCGCCAGCGCGCACGTGATCGGTGCCGGGCTGCTCACGCTCGCGGTCGGCCCCGCGCGCGCGGTGCTCGCGCTCGTGGCGGTGCTGGTGGTGCAGGCCCTGCTCCTGGCCGACGGCGGCATCACGGCGCTGGGCATCAACGTGCTGAACATCGCCGTCCTGCCGGTGCTCGCGGTGCACGGCGTGCACCGTCTGCTCGGGCCCGGACGACTCGGGCTCTCGGCGGTGCTGGGCACGCTGCTCGGCAACGTGCTCTCCGCGGTGAGTCTCGCCTTCACTTTGGTCGCCGCCACGGGCGTGCCAGCCGGTCTGGCGTTCGGTTGGCTGGTCGGCATCCAGGCGCTGGCGGGTTGCGTCGAAGGAGTGCTCACCGCGCTCGCGCTCGGACACCTGGTGAAGTTGGCGCCGGGGCTGCTCGCGGCGACCCGCCCGAGCGCGAGCGCGCTCCCTCCGCTGCTCGAGGGCCCCAGCGTTCCGGTGCGCTCCCGGCGCATGGGCTTCGTCTGGGCCGCGCTGGCGGTGGGCATCGCTTGCGCGCTCTTGCCGCTCGCCACCGAGACTCCCGACGCCCTCGGGCGCGTGGTCGAGCACGCGCGCCCGTCGCCGTGA
- a CDS encoding aldo/keto reductase: protein MRRRPLGKTGLSVSELALGTWGLSGDGYGPVPESEQDKVIDRARALGITLFETADSYAGGAMERRLGERLKGDESARVVTKLGTDRDASVPRKRFDAAYLKEAFERSRERLGREVVDVVLLHNPSTEAIAKGEACELLAELVSAGKLRAWGVSAGNAEVARAGVAKGAGVISLAYNVFATSDLGALISDIEQNDVGVLAHSALSYGLLCGHWSGDKVFPEGDHRAERWTPDELRTRVRQLDALRPTVGGPILTMRAAALRFALQNRKVSAVVLGPKSSLQLDQLVREAGKGPPYLEDWVLVALRNRLRDVGVDA, encoded by the coding sequence ATGCGCCGGAGACCCCTCGGCAAGACCGGCCTCTCCGTGAGCGAGCTCGCGCTCGGCACCTGGGGACTGTCGGGCGACGGCTACGGCCCGGTGCCGGAGAGCGAGCAGGACAAGGTCATCGACCGGGCCCGAGCCCTGGGCATCACGCTGTTCGAGACCGCCGACAGCTACGCGGGCGGCGCCATGGAGCGACGCCTGGGCGAGCGCCTGAAGGGCGACGAGAGCGCGCGCGTGGTCACCAAGCTCGGCACGGACCGCGACGCCTCGGTCCCGCGCAAGCGCTTCGACGCCGCGTACTTGAAGGAGGCCTTCGAGCGCTCCCGGGAGCGGCTCGGGCGCGAGGTCGTGGACGTCGTGCTGCTCCACAACCCTTCCACCGAGGCCATCGCCAAGGGCGAGGCGTGCGAGCTCTTGGCCGAGCTCGTGAGCGCCGGCAAGCTCCGCGCGTGGGGTGTCAGCGCGGGTAACGCCGAGGTGGCGCGGGCAGGCGTCGCCAAGGGGGCCGGCGTGATCTCGCTCGCGTACAACGTGTTCGCGACCAGCGACCTGGGCGCGTTGATCTCGGACATCGAGCAGAACGACGTGGGCGTCTTGGCCCACTCCGCGCTCTCCTACGGGCTCCTGTGCGGGCACTGGAGCGGCGACAAGGTGTTCCCGGAGGGCGATCACCGCGCCGAGCGCTGGACGCCGGACGAGCTCAGGACCCGCGTGCGCCAGCTCGACGCGCTCAGGCCCACGGTCGGCGGCCCGATCCTGACGATGCGCGCCGCGGCCCTGCGCTTCGCGCTCCAGAACCGCAAAGTGAGCGCGGTCGTGCTCGGTCCCAAGAGCTCGCTCCAGCTCGATCAGCTGGTGCGCGAGGCGGGCAAGGGTCCGCCGTACCTGGAGGACTGGGTGCTGGTCGCGCTCCGAAACCGCCTGCGCGACGTGGGAGTCGACGCGTGA
- a CDS encoding ABC transporter ATP-binding protein, with amino-acid sequence MIAARVAIEDLHVWREDGLGGEPREVVHGISATIEAGRRVALVGANGAGKTSLLLALVGAVRFSGRIAVDDLSLEKKTLAAFRARIGFVFAEPADQLFLPSVLEEAAFAPKRRSLPEPLSLARAALGRVGLAEMEARAPSSLSLGEQRRLALATVLSAEPGVLLLDEPTASLDARARRAVLGAVRDTRATTLFATHDLEAALELDADVLVIGAGRLVGHGPAREVLADAELLDAANLDVPASLA; translated from the coding sequence GTGATCGCCGCTCGTGTCGCCATCGAAGACCTGCACGTCTGGCGAGAGGACGGTCTGGGCGGCGAGCCCAGAGAGGTCGTACACGGCATCAGCGCGACCATCGAGGCGGGGCGGCGAGTGGCTCTGGTCGGCGCGAACGGCGCTGGCAAGACTTCGCTGCTCCTGGCGCTGGTCGGCGCGGTACGCTTCTCGGGTCGCATCGCGGTGGACGACCTCTCGCTCGAGAAGAAGACGCTGGCGGCGTTCCGCGCCCGAATCGGTTTCGTGTTCGCCGAGCCGGCGGACCAGCTGTTCTTGCCCAGCGTGCTGGAGGAGGCGGCCTTCGCCCCCAAGCGGCGGTCGTTGCCGGAGCCGCTCTCGCTCGCGCGCGCGGCGCTCGGGCGGGTGGGCCTCGCCGAGATGGAGGCGCGCGCTCCCTCGTCGCTGAGCCTGGGCGAGCAGCGCCGGCTCGCGCTGGCGACGGTGCTGTCCGCCGAGCCCGGTGTGCTGCTCCTGGACGAGCCCACGGCCAGCCTCGACGCGCGTGCGCGGCGGGCGGTCCTCGGCGCCGTTCGCGACACCAGAGCCACCACGCTCTTCGCCACCCACGATCTGGAGGCCGCGCTCGAGCTCGACGCCGACGTCCTGGTCATCGGTGCCGGGCGTCTGGTCGGCCACGGACCGGCGCGCGAGGTGCTCGCGGACGCGGAGCTCCTGGACGCAGCAAACCTGGACGTGCCCGCCAGCCTGGCATAG
- a CDS encoding YdcH family protein: MGESTAQNRLSSLEQEHHELKGMVRRLERRAFLTPTEQHHMTELKKQKLAAKDQIAALKREV; this comes from the coding sequence ATGGGTGAAAGCACGGCACAGAACCGCCTCTCGAGCCTGGAGCAGGAGCACCACGAACTGAAGGGTATGGTCCGACGCCTCGAGCGGCGCGCCTTCCTGACGCCCACCGAGCAACACCACATGACGGAGCTGAAGAAGCAGAAGCTGGCGGCGAAGGATCAGATCGCCGCGCTGAAGCGCGAGGTCTGA